One part of the Prunus persica cultivar Lovell chromosome G5, Prunus_persica_NCBIv2, whole genome shotgun sequence genome encodes these proteins:
- the LOC18777120 gene encoding E3 ubiquitin-protein ligase SIS3 → MAIRGVDFKWYDGFFLSMLATSVVIVAINWKRYHTCTYPLHIWIVVDYTTVFVFRMLMFVDNGLASGMGLDFGWQQRYARFCGRVVVLSILSLLLYPFLWTWTVIGTLWFRKSKDCLPEDGQKWGFLIWLLFSYCALLCVACMSIGKWLTRREAHLLRAQQGIPVSEYGVLVDMIRVPDWAFEAAGQETRGMGQDAAAYQPGLYLTPAQTEAVEALIQELPKFRLKAVPTDCSECPICLEEFHVGNEVRGLPCAHNFHVECIDEWLRLNVKCPRCRCSVFPNLDLSAISNLRPESERSSVSVLTANRYVRTQPYSQSYLLRLQGLLRPVCTENAGVGPSGNQADTALETAEYGGVALSTRDPSSPRPVSSTGHIVVVDSTAQQQ, encoded by the exons ATGGCCATCCGAGGCGTCGATTTCAAGTG GTACGATGGGTTCTTCTTGTCTATGCTCGCGACAAGTGT AGTCATTGTTGCAATTAATTGGAAACGGTACCATACCTGTACATACCCGTTGCACATATGGATCGTG GTTGATTACACTACTGTGTTTGTTTTTCGGATGTTGATGTTTGTGGATAATGGGCTTGCCTCTGGAATGGGTTT GGATTTTGGGTGGCAGCAGAGATATGCTCGTTTCTGCGGAAGAGTAGTGGTCCTTTCAATTCTTTCTCTGCTACTCTATCCATTTCTTTGGACTTGGACAGTAATTGGTACGCTGTGGTTTAGAAAATCGAAGGACTGT TTGCCTGAAGATGGTCAGAAATGGggttttcttatttggttACTTTTTAGTTACTGTGCACTACTTTGTGTTGCTTGCATGTCGATTGGGAAG TGGTTGACACGAAGAGAGGCACACTTATTGCGTGCTCAACAAGGGATTCCTGTTTCAGAATATGGG GTTTTGGTTGATATGATTCGGGTGCCAGACTGGGCATTTGAAGCTGCTGGTCAAGAAACAAGAGGGATGGGCCAAGATGCTGCTGCATACCAACCTGGACTTTACTTGACTCCAGCACAG ACAGAAGCAGTGGAAGCACTCATTCAGGAgcttccaaagttcagactgaAGGCTGTTCCAACTGATTGCAGTGAATGTCCAATCTGCTTAGAAGAGTTCCATGTAGGCAATgag GTTCGTGGCCTGCCTTGCGCTCACAATTTCCATGTAGAATGCATCGATGAGTGGCTTCGACTGAATGTGAAATGTCCTCGGTGCCGTTGCTCAGTCTTCCCAAATCTCGACCTTAGTGCTATATCCAATCTTCGTCCTGAATCTGAGCGGTCATCTGTCAGCGTGTTGACAGCCAACCGGTACGTGAGAACCCAACCTTACAGTCAGAGCTATTTGTTGAGGTTACAGGGTCTGCTCCGCCCAGTCTGTACGGAAAATGCAGGTGTAGGTCCATCAGGCAATCAGGCAGACACTGCTCTGGAAACTGCTGAGTACGGAGGCGTTGCTCTGTCTACTCGGGATCCATCAAGCCCAAGGCCAGTCTCTTCCACCGGgcatattgttgttgttgactCCACCGCACAACAACAATAG
- the LOC18777270 gene encoding uncharacterized protein LOC18777270 has protein sequence MIVTSSSIKTPPPPHPPNPWAASQNPNNSFLPINRRSLLAALTISTTTTPFAHTFVNPMSAQEVAFARGLFQMPPVRLTNRYFLVRAGESEYESIGVINTNPVAKTSVDNGLSEKGKKQAVRSAFDLKEMGACDKNCWIWPSITQRAYQAAEIIASVNGVSRSYIVPEYSFLDARGLGAYEGKKLEAVSEVYASDTLSPTIKPPPIDDGTPNESVSDVFVRVIQLMSILETQYSEDTVIIVSPDSDNLTILQAGIIGLDLRRHRELSFAPGEVRFVDTSSVPTYKQPASAVYKCLKPPNCN, from the exons ATGATAGTAACATCTTCTTCCATTAAaacccctcctcctcctcatcctccAAATCCATGGGCAGCATCTCAAAACCCTAACAATTCATTCCTACCCATCAACCGTCGCAGCCTTCTGGCTGCGCTCACCatctccaccaccacaaccCCTTTTGCACACACTTTTGTCAACCCCATGTCAGCACAAGAAGTAGCCTTTGCTCGTGGCCTCTTCCAGATGCCCCCAGTTAGGCTCACCAACCG GTATTTTCTGGTGAGGGCTGGGGAGTCTGAATATGAGAGCATTGGAGTAATTAATACCAACCCGGTTGCGAAAACTTCTGTTGATAACGGTTTGTCAGAGAAGGGGAAGAAGCAGGCTGTGAGGTCAGCTTTCGATTTGAAGGAAATGGGAGCTTGTGATAAGAACTGTTGGATATGGCCTTCCATTACTCAGAGAGCTTACCAGGCTGCAGAGATCATTGCATCGGTTAATGGGGTCAGTCGAAG TTATATTGTCCCAGAGTACAGCTTTCTCGATGCCAGAGGATTGGGAGCTTATGAAGGAAAGAAACTGGAAGCTGTTTCAGAA GTATATGCATCAGATACTCTTTCTCCAACAATCAAGCCTCCTCCTATTGACGACGGAACCCCAAACGAGAGTGTTTCAGATGTCTTTGTTCGGGTAATACAACTCATGTCCATACTTGAGACTCAGTACTCCGAAGACACAGTGATTATTGTCTCACCAGATTCAGACAATTTGACAATCCTACAAGCTGGTATAATTGGACTTGACTTGCGCAG gCACAGGGAGCTTTCTTTTGCACCTGGAGAAGTCAGATTTGTTGATACCAGTAGTGTACCTACTTACAAGCAACCTGCTTCAGCTGTATATAAATGTCTAAAACCACCAAATTGTAACTGA
- the LOC18777341 gene encoding polygalacturonase 1 beta-like protein 3 isoform X1 — protein MLFVKAKVWPKKGIRTQKQKLFSTTLICHSSLSLSLSLSLCVSNSTNMNIFLLFLLSSLSPFKVTSAHTGTNPFTPKASLNRYWDNHISNNLPKPNFLFSKASPLDRVNSAILTQLAAHNSLPAHFASFCSLANLYCSFDSPSAQTHQQDLVARHFKDANFAAYSNKNFANYGSSQLGDGDSFKNYSDGLNSPYDSFKKYSKDANSHSEKFTFYAHEANVANASFTSYGADSAGGSGQFTSYDDQVNVPNLRFAAYDSDANNHRLSFIGYSHDTNSGSETFVSYGKTGNANPTEFSSYAEDANIIGSGFTGYGESGTGQNDSFKGYGQSANNPHNNFKSYGGGGTSGIDGFSNYRSGANVGDDSFQSYARNSNSGKVSFSNYGKSFNPGNDSFKEYGTGSKGRTSVGFKSYALGRSFKEYAKNGVAFAEYSSLSKEGTEATKTESSGSLVNKWVEPGKFFRESMLKQGNVVVMPDIRDKMPERSFLPRGILSKLPFSTPGMSELREIFHARDNSAMEHVLTNALGECERAPSPGETKRCVGSIEDMIDFATSVLGHNVVVRTTENVWGSKQKVMIGMISGINGGNVTKSVSCHQTLYPYLLYYCHSVPKVRVYEADIVDVESKSKINHGVAICHIDTSSWSPEHGAFVVLGSSPGKIEVCHWIFENDMAWAIAD, from the exons ATGCTTTTTGTAAAAGCAAAAGTTTGGCCAAAGAAAGGAATCagaacccaaaagcaaaagctatTCTCAACAACCCTAATTTGccactcctctctctctctctctctctctctctctctctgtgtttccAACTCTACAAACATGAACATTTTCCTCTTGTTCTTGCTCTCATCACTCTCACCTTTCAAG GTCACAAGTGCTCACACTGGAACCAACCCATTTACACCAAAAGCCTCACTGAATCGCTATTGGGACAACCACATTTCCAACAATCTCCCCAAACCCAATTTCCTCTTCTCCAAAGCATCCCCACTCGACCGAGTCAACTCAGCGATTCTCACCCAACTCGCCGCCCATAACTCACTCCCCGCCCACTTCGCCTCCTTCTGCTCCTTAGCCAACCTCTACTGCTCCTTCGACTCGCCGTCCGCACAAACCCACCAGCAAGACCTCGTCGCTCGGCACTTCAAAGACGCCAACTTCGCCGCCTACAGCAATAAGAACTTCGCCAACTACGGCTCATCCCAACTCGGCGACGGCGACTCGTTCAAGAACTACTCGGACGGGTTGAACTCGCCCTACGACTCGTTCAAGAAGTACAGCAAGGACGCCAACTCGCACTCGGAGAAGTTCACATTCTACGCCCACGAAGCCAACGTTGCCAACGCCAGCTTCACCAGCTACGGCGCCGACTCTGCCGGCGGCTCTGGCCAGTTCACCAGCTACGACGACCAAGTCAACGTCCCCAACCTCCGATTCGCAGCCTACGACTCGGACGCGAACAACCACAGGCTCTCCTTCATAGGCTACAGCCACGACACCAACTCGGGCTCCGAGACGTTCGTCAGCTACGGAAAAACCGGCAACGCCAACCCGACCGAGTTCAGCAGCTACGCCGAAGACGCGAACATAATCGGGTCGGGTTTTACGGGTTACGGAGAGTCCGGGACCGGCCAAAACGATTCGTTTAAAGGGTACGGCCAATCTGCGAACAACCCACATAACAATTTCAAGAGCTATGGCGGTGGGGGGACTTCTGGGATCGACGGGTTCTCGAATTATCGGAGCGGAGCGAATGTTGGGGACGATTCGTTTCAGTCTTACGCGAGAAATTCGAATTCCGGGAAGGTGAGTTTCTCGAATTACGGAAAATCGTTCAACCCGGGAAACGATTCGTTTAAAGAGTACGGGACCGGGTCGAAGGGTCGGACCAGTGTAGGGTTCAAGTCGTACGCTTTGGGTCGGAGTTTCAAAGAGTATGCCAAAAATGGCGTCGCTTTTGCTGAATATAGCAGTCTGAGCAAGGAGGGAACAGAGGCAACTAAAACTGAATCCAGTGGCAGTTTGGTAAATAAGTGGGTTGAGCCGGGCAAGTTTTTCAGGGAATCTATGTTAAAGCAGGGGAATGTAGTGGTGATGCCCGACATTCGGGACAAAATGCCCGAAAGGTCGTTTTTGCCCCGGGGTATTTTGTCGAAATTACCGTTTTCCACTCCGGGGATGTCGGAGCTTAGGGAGATATTTCACGCGAGGGATAACTCTGCCATGGAGCACGTGTTGACCAACGCACTGGGCGAGTGCGAGAGGGCTCCGAGCCCGGGTGAGACGAAGCGGTGCGTGGGGTCGATCGAGGACATGATCGACTTCGCCACCTCCGTCTTGGGGCACAATGTGGTGGTCCGGACCACAGAGAATGTGTGGGGGTCAAAGCAGAAGGTGATGATTGGAATGATCAGCGGAATCAACGGTGGAAATGTGACCAAATCGGTCTCATGTCACCAGACTTTGTACCCGTACCTACTATATTATTGTCACTCTGTGCCCAAGGTTAGGGTTTATGAGGCTGATATTGTGGACGTGGAGAGTAAGAGCAAGATCAATCATGGTGTGGCCATTTGTCATATTGACACGTCATCATGGAGCCCGGAACATGGTGCGTTCGTGGTACTGGGGTCCAGTCCCGGAAAGATTGAAGTGTGCCACTGGATATTTGAGAATGACATGGCGTGGGCCATTGCGGATTAA
- the LOC18777341 gene encoding polygalacturonase 1 beta-like protein 3 isoform X2: protein MCMQVTSAHTGTNPFTPKASLNRYWDNHISNNLPKPNFLFSKASPLDRVNSAILTQLAAHNSLPAHFASFCSLANLYCSFDSPSAQTHQQDLVARHFKDANFAAYSNKNFANYGSSQLGDGDSFKNYSDGLNSPYDSFKKYSKDANSHSEKFTFYAHEANVANASFTSYGADSAGGSGQFTSYDDQVNVPNLRFAAYDSDANNHRLSFIGYSHDTNSGSETFVSYGKTGNANPTEFSSYAEDANIIGSGFTGYGESGTGQNDSFKGYGQSANNPHNNFKSYGGGGTSGIDGFSNYRSGANVGDDSFQSYARNSNSGKVSFSNYGKSFNPGNDSFKEYGTGSKGRTSVGFKSYALGRSFKEYAKNGVAFAEYSSLSKEGTEATKTESSGSLVNKWVEPGKFFRESMLKQGNVVVMPDIRDKMPERSFLPRGILSKLPFSTPGMSELREIFHARDNSAMEHVLTNALGECERAPSPGETKRCVGSIEDMIDFATSVLGHNVVVRTTENVWGSKQKVMIGMISGINGGNVTKSVSCHQTLYPYLLYYCHSVPKVRVYEADIVDVESKSKINHGVAICHIDTSSWSPEHGAFVVLGSSPGKIEVCHWIFENDMAWAIAD from the coding sequence ATGTGCATGCAGGTCACAAGTGCTCACACTGGAACCAACCCATTTACACCAAAAGCCTCACTGAATCGCTATTGGGACAACCACATTTCCAACAATCTCCCCAAACCCAATTTCCTCTTCTCCAAAGCATCCCCACTCGACCGAGTCAACTCAGCGATTCTCACCCAACTCGCCGCCCATAACTCACTCCCCGCCCACTTCGCCTCCTTCTGCTCCTTAGCCAACCTCTACTGCTCCTTCGACTCGCCGTCCGCACAAACCCACCAGCAAGACCTCGTCGCTCGGCACTTCAAAGACGCCAACTTCGCCGCCTACAGCAATAAGAACTTCGCCAACTACGGCTCATCCCAACTCGGCGACGGCGACTCGTTCAAGAACTACTCGGACGGGTTGAACTCGCCCTACGACTCGTTCAAGAAGTACAGCAAGGACGCCAACTCGCACTCGGAGAAGTTCACATTCTACGCCCACGAAGCCAACGTTGCCAACGCCAGCTTCACCAGCTACGGCGCCGACTCTGCCGGCGGCTCTGGCCAGTTCACCAGCTACGACGACCAAGTCAACGTCCCCAACCTCCGATTCGCAGCCTACGACTCGGACGCGAACAACCACAGGCTCTCCTTCATAGGCTACAGCCACGACACCAACTCGGGCTCCGAGACGTTCGTCAGCTACGGAAAAACCGGCAACGCCAACCCGACCGAGTTCAGCAGCTACGCCGAAGACGCGAACATAATCGGGTCGGGTTTTACGGGTTACGGAGAGTCCGGGACCGGCCAAAACGATTCGTTTAAAGGGTACGGCCAATCTGCGAACAACCCACATAACAATTTCAAGAGCTATGGCGGTGGGGGGACTTCTGGGATCGACGGGTTCTCGAATTATCGGAGCGGAGCGAATGTTGGGGACGATTCGTTTCAGTCTTACGCGAGAAATTCGAATTCCGGGAAGGTGAGTTTCTCGAATTACGGAAAATCGTTCAACCCGGGAAACGATTCGTTTAAAGAGTACGGGACCGGGTCGAAGGGTCGGACCAGTGTAGGGTTCAAGTCGTACGCTTTGGGTCGGAGTTTCAAAGAGTATGCCAAAAATGGCGTCGCTTTTGCTGAATATAGCAGTCTGAGCAAGGAGGGAACAGAGGCAACTAAAACTGAATCCAGTGGCAGTTTGGTAAATAAGTGGGTTGAGCCGGGCAAGTTTTTCAGGGAATCTATGTTAAAGCAGGGGAATGTAGTGGTGATGCCCGACATTCGGGACAAAATGCCCGAAAGGTCGTTTTTGCCCCGGGGTATTTTGTCGAAATTACCGTTTTCCACTCCGGGGATGTCGGAGCTTAGGGAGATATTTCACGCGAGGGATAACTCTGCCATGGAGCACGTGTTGACCAACGCACTGGGCGAGTGCGAGAGGGCTCCGAGCCCGGGTGAGACGAAGCGGTGCGTGGGGTCGATCGAGGACATGATCGACTTCGCCACCTCCGTCTTGGGGCACAATGTGGTGGTCCGGACCACAGAGAATGTGTGGGGGTCAAAGCAGAAGGTGATGATTGGAATGATCAGCGGAATCAACGGTGGAAATGTGACCAAATCGGTCTCATGTCACCAGACTTTGTACCCGTACCTACTATATTATTGTCACTCTGTGCCCAAGGTTAGGGTTTATGAGGCTGATATTGTGGACGTGGAGAGTAAGAGCAAGATCAATCATGGTGTGGCCATTTGTCATATTGACACGTCATCATGGAGCCCGGAACATGGTGCGTTCGTGGTACTGGGGTCCAGTCCCGGAAAGATTGAAGTGTGCCACTGGATATTTGAGAATGACATGGCGTGGGCCATTGCGGATTAA
- the LOC18777098 gene encoding transcription factor bHLH100 — MKKCRGESSSKLDRKTVERNRRIHMKGLCFKLASLVPPQHSKASNSKDTLSQQKQLDLASSYIKQLRERIENLKERKEKAMRSQLGIDANSTIDADNAMMVRSRLPVLELRDSGSIIEVMLISGLNKNFMLFEVISVLEEEGAEVVSASFSTVGDKIFHSLHAQVKISRVGVETSTVWQRLQYLIY, encoded by the exons ATGAAGAAGTGCAGGGGTGAGTCTTCTTCCAAACTGGACAGGAAGACAGTGGAGAGGAACAGAAGAATCCACATGAAAGGTCTCTGCTTCAAGCTTGCTTCCCTTGTTCCTCCCCAACACTCCAAAGCCTCCAACTCCAAG GACACGTTGTCGCAGCAAAAGCAGCTCGATCTTGCGTCCTCCTACATAAAGCaactgagagagagaatagagAATTTGAAGGAGAGGAAGGAGAAAGCAATGAGGTCACAATTAGGGATAGATGCTAATAGTACTATCGATGCCGATAATGCTATGATGGTGAGATCAAGATTGCCAGTTCTTGAATTAAGAGACTCAGGTTCAATCATAGAAGTGATGCTGATCAGTGGGTTGAACAAGAACTTCATGTTATTTGAAGTGATTAGTGTTCTTGAGGAAGAGGGAGCAGAAGTTGTCAGCGCTAGCTTTTCCACTGTAGGTGATAAGATTTTCCACTCGCTCCATGCTCAG GTCAAAATTTCTAGGGTTGGTGTAGAGACTTCAACTGTGTGGCAGAGACTGCAGTATTTGATTTACTGA
- the LOC18777808 gene encoding uncharacterized protein LOC18777808, giving the protein MKKSSGESSSKLDRKTVERNRRIHMKDLCFKLASLIPPQHSKPSNSKDTLSQQNQFDLASSYIKQLRERIENLKERKEKAMRSQLGIDANSTIDADNAMMVRSKLPVLELRDSGSIIEVMLISGLNKNFMLYEVISVLEEEGAEVISASFSTIGDKVFHSLHAQVKISRVGVETSTVWQRLQDLIY; this is encoded by the exons ATGAAGAAGTCCAGCGGTGAGTCTTCTTCCAAACTGGACAGGAAGACAGTGGAGAGGAACAGAAGAATCCACATGAAAGATCTCTGCTTCAAGCTTGCTTCCCTTATTCCTCCCCAACACTCCAAACCCTCCAACTCCAAG GACACGTTGTCGCAGCAAAATCAGTTCGATCTTGCGTCCTCCTACATAAAGCaactgagagagagaatagagAATTTGAAGGAGAGGAAGGAGAAAGCAATGAGGTCACAATTAGGGATAGATGCTAATAGTACTATCGATGCCGATAATGCTATGATGGTGAGATCAAAATTGCCAGTTCTTGAATTAAGAGACTCAGGTTCAATTATAGAAGTGATGCTGATCAGTGGGTTGAACAAGAACTTCATGTTATATGAAGTGATTAGTGTTCTTGAGGAGGAAGGAGCAGAAGTTATCAGCGCTAGCTTTTCCACTATAGGAGATAAGGTTTTCCACTCGCTCCATGCTCAG GTCAAAATTTCTAGGGTTGGTGTTGAGACTTCAACTGTGTGGCAGAGACTGCAGGATTTGATTTACTGA
- the LOC18775766 gene encoding serine/threonine-protein kinase STY8 yields MKESSDGFVRADQIDLKSLDEQLERHLNRVLTLEKSKIMRDPETNSNSINLSTSNSTTSTSAMTLSIPKRHRQDWEIDPAKLIIKSVIARGTFGTVHRGMYDGQDVAVKLLDWGEEGHRTEAEISSLRAAFTQEVAVWHKLDHPNVTKFIGATMGSSELQIQTENGQIGMPSNICCVVVEYLPGGALKSYLIKNRRKKLAFKVVVQLALDLARGLSYLHSQKIVHRDVKTENMLLDKTRVVKIADFGVARVEASNPNDMTGETGTLGYMAPEVLNGNPYNRKCDVYSFGICLWEIYCCDMPYPDLSFSEVTSAVVRQNLRPEIPRCCPSSLANVMKRCWDANPDKRPEMDEVVSMLEAIDTSKGGGMIPQDQSQGCFCFRKMRGP; encoded by the exons ATGAAGGAGAGCAGTGATGGGTTTGTGAGGGCAGATCAGATTGATCTGAAGAGCTTGGATGAGCAGCTGGAGAGGCACCTCAACAGGGTCTTGACTTTGGAGAAGAGCAAGATCATGAGAGACCCAGAAACCAACAGCAACAGCATCAACCTCTCCACCTCCAAttccaccacctccacttcTGCCATGACCCTCTCCATTCCCAAGCGCCACAGGCAGGACTGGGAGATCGACCCCGCCAAGCTCATCATCAAATCCGTCATTGCACGTGGCACCTTCGGCACCGTCCACCGTGGCATGTACGACGGTCAGGATGTCGCCG TTAAATTACTTGACTGGGGTGAAGAGGGTCACCGGACAGAAGCTGAGATTTCTTCTCTAAGGGCAGCTTTTACTCAAGAAGTTGCTGTCTGGCATAAACTAGATCATCCTAATGTTACTAAG TTTATAGGGGCGACAATGGGTTCATCCGAACTACAAATACAGACTGAAAATGGTCAAATTGGCATGCCGAGTAATATCTGTTGTGTCGTCGTGGAATATCTTCCTGGGGGTGCTCTGAAATCGTACCTCATTAAGAATAGGAGAAAGAAGTTGGCTTTTAAGGTCGTTGTCCAGCTGGCACTAGATCTTGCTAGAGG GTTGAGCTACCTACACTCACAGAAGATTGTTCACAGAGATGTAAAGACAGAGAACATGCTGCTGGATAAGACACGTGTAGTCAAGATTGCAGATTTTGGGGTTGCTCGAGTTGAAGCTTCAAATCCTAATGACATGACTGGGGAGACTGGCACACTTGGTTACATGGCTCCTGAG GTTCTCAATGGCAACCCATATAATAGGAAATGTGATGTGTACAGCTTTGGCATCTGTCTATGGGAGATATATTGCTGTGACATGCCATATCCTGACCTTAGCTTCTCGGAAGTGACTTCAGCTGTGGTTCGCCAG AATTTGAGACCAGAGATACCAAGATGTTGTCCAAGTTCCCTAGCAAATGTAATGAAGCGATGCTGGGATGCTAACCCAGACAAGCGGCCGGAGATGGATGAGGTAGTCTCAATGTTGGAGGCTATCGACACGTCGAAAGGTGGAGGTATGATCCCTCAAGATCAGTCTCAGGGTTGTTTTTGCTTTCGCAAGATGAGAGGGCCTTGA
- the LOC18777328 gene encoding bidirectional sugar transporter SWEET5 — protein sequence MVDTGTIRMVVGIIGNVISLGLFLSPIPTFCRIIKLKTVADFKPDPYVATLLNCAMWVFYGMPFVHPDSILVITINGAGFFIELIYITIFIIYSPGSKRKKIFIALVTEVIFFVIVVFVVMYCFHTTKRRSLIVGIICIVFNILMYASPLTIMKIVIKTKSVKYMPFYLSLASLLNGVVWVVYALLKFDINILIPNGLGAISGVVQLILYATFYRTTRWDDDDDEMNSRSKVQMSNV from the exons ATGGTGGACACAGGCACAATCCGAATGGTTGTTGGCATTATCG GTAATGTCATCTCTTTGGGCTTGTTTCTCTCCCCAat CCCGACATTTTGTAgaataataaaactaaaaacagtAGCAGATTTCAAGCCGGACCCTTATGTAGCAACATTGCTCAATTGTGCTATGTGGGTTTTCTATGGCATGCCCTTTGTCCATCCCGACAGCATTCTCGTCATCACAATCAATGGCGCTGGATTTTTCATTGAATTAATCTATATTACCATCTTTATAATCTACTCTCCGGGCTCAAAACGC aaAAAGATCTTCATTGCACTTGTGACTGAAGTTATCTTCTTTGTTATTGTGGTTTTTGTGGTAATGTATTGTTTCCATACTACGAAACGCCGGTCTTTGATAGTTGGGATCATCTGTATTGTCTTCAACATCCTTATGTATGCATCACCATTGACAATCATG AAAATTGTCATCAAGACAAAGAGTGTAAAGTACATGCCATTTTATCTCTCGCTTGCTAGCCTCTTAAATGGAGTTGTCTGGGTGGTCTACGCACTTCTTAAATTTGATATTAATATTCTG ATTCCAAATGGTTTGGGAGCGATTTCCGGCGTAGTACAACTCATCCTGTACGCCACCTTCTACAGAACCACCCGATGGGATGATGACgacgacgaaatgaattcgAGATCGAAGGTCCAAATGTCCAATGTCTAG